A window from Drosophila miranda strain MSH22 chromosome Y unlocalized genomic scaffold, D.miranda_PacBio2.1 Contig_Y2_pilon, whole genome shotgun sequence encodes these proteins:
- the LOC108159623 gene encoding ubiquitin-conjugating enzyme E2 W isoform X1, translating into MLQVFKKSKDKIPKSEIITEPKEPKTPPFSKCGKPLQLDNSRWERRLHKELMFLIKEPPPGVTVDTESVQQNLSEWKLNIKGFEGTLYDGEDFQLLFKFNNKYPFDSPEVTFIGNNIPVHPHVYSNGHICLSILTEDWSPALSVQSVCLSIASMLSSCREKKRPPDNALYVKTCNKNPKKTKWWYHDDSV; encoded by the exons ATGCTGCAGGTTTTCAAGAAATCAAAAGACAAAATACCCAAATCGGAAATAATAACCGAGCCCAAGGAGCCGAAAACGCCGCCCTTCTCCAAATGCGGCAAGCCCTTGCAGCTGGACAACTCGCGCTGGGAG CGCCGGCTTCACAAAGAGCTGATGTTCCTGATCAAGGAGCCGCCACCGGGTGTCACTGTCGACACCGAAAGCGTACAGCAGAATTTATCCGA ATGGAAATTAAACATAAAAGGTTTCGAGGGCACCCTTTACGATGGCGAGGACTTCCAGTTGCTGTTCAAATTTAACAATAAATATCCCTTCGATTCGCCTGAG GTGACCTTTATTGGCAACAATATACCCGTGCACCCACATGTCTACAGCAATGGACACATCTGCCTGTCCATTCTGACAGAGGACTGGTCGCCGGCGCTGTCGGTGCAATCGGTGTGCCTTAGCATAGCTTCCATGTTGAGCAGCTGTCGCGAGAAGAAGCGTCCTCCAGACAACGCGCTCTACGTTAAGACCTGCAATAAAAATCCCAAAAAGACTAAATGGTGGTACCACG ATGACTCTGTTTAG
- the LOC108159623 gene encoding ubiquitin-conjugating enzyme E2 W isoform X3 yields the protein MWPVLKRRLHKELMFLIKEPPPGVTVDTESVQQNLSEWKLNIKGFEGTLYDGEDFQLLFKFNNKYPFDSPEVTFIGNNIPVHPHVYSNGHICLSILTEDWSPALSVQSVCLSIASMLSSCREKKRPPDNALYVKTCNKNPKKTKWWYHDDSV from the exons atgtGGCCTGTGCTGAAG CGCCGGCTTCACAAAGAGCTGATGTTCCTGATCAAGGAGCCGCCACCGGGTGTCACTGTCGACACCGAAAGCGTACAGCAGAATTTATCCGA ATGGAAATTAAACATAAAAGGTTTCGAGGGCACCCTTTACGATGGCGAGGACTTCCAGTTGCTGTTCAAATTTAACAATAAATATCCCTTCGATTCGCCTGAG GTGACCTTTATTGGCAACAATATACCCGTGCACCCACATGTCTACAGCAATGGACACATCTGCCTGTCCATTCTGACAGAGGACTGGTCGCCGGCGCTGTCGGTGCAATCGGTGTGCCTTAGCATAGCTTCCATGTTGAGCAGCTGTCGCGAGAAGAAGCGTCCTCCAGACAACGCGCTCTACGTTAAGACCTGCAATAAAAATCCCAAAAAGACTAAATGGTGGTACCACG ATGACTCTGTTTAG
- the LOC108159623 gene encoding ubiquitin-conjugating enzyme E2 W isoform X2 translates to MTAMSPSERRLHKELMFLIKEPPPGVTVDTESVQQNLSEWKLNIKGFEGTLYDGEDFQLLFKFNNKYPFDSPEVTFIGNNIPVHPHVYSNGHICLSILTEDWSPALSVQSVCLSIASMLSSCREKKRPPDNALYVKTCNKNPKKTKWWYHDDSV, encoded by the exons CGCCGGCTTCACAAAGAGCTGATGTTCCTGATCAAGGAGCCGCCACCGGGTGTCACTGTCGACACCGAAAGCGTACAGCAGAATTTATCCGA ATGGAAATTAAACATAAAAGGTTTCGAGGGCACCCTTTACGATGGCGAGGACTTCCAGTTGCTGTTCAAATTTAACAATAAATATCCCTTCGATTCGCCTGAG GTGACCTTTATTGGCAACAATATACCCGTGCACCCACATGTCTACAGCAATGGACACATCTGCCTGTCCATTCTGACAGAGGACTGGTCGCCGGCGCTGTCGGTGCAATCGGTGTGCCTTAGCATAGCTTCCATGTTGAGCAGCTGTCGCGAGAAGAAGCGTCCTCCAGACAACGCGCTCTACGTTAAGACCTGCAATAAAAATCCCAAAAAGACTAAATGGTGGTACCACG ATGACTCTGTTTAG